A window of the Deltaproteobacteria bacterium genome harbors these coding sequences:
- a CDS encoding GNAT family N-acetyltransferase, protein MAPPFIKIRRCQQGDLSAVAAIEARFFSKSSLLPLFSFIQYFDLFSDLFFVAISKGKVVGFVVGGLISADQSQGWLLDIAVAKNLHRRGVGEKLCRNLFQRFKQLRVKKVYATCSPSNNASQGLLGQFGFRKSRSIQNYFGPKEHRLLLVCKFRNRN, encoded by the coding sequence ATGGCCCCGCCATTCATTAAAATCCGACGGTGCCAGCAAGGTGATCTGTCTGCCGTTGCAGCCATTGAGGCCCGGTTTTTCTCAAAATCGAGTCTCCTTCCACTTTTTTCATTCATTCAATATTTCGATCTCTTCTCTGACCTGTTTTTTGTTGCGATATCGAAAGGGAAAGTAGTTGGTTTTGTCGTCGGCGGTCTGATTTCGGCCGATCAATCCCAGGGATGGTTGCTGGATATCGCTGTTGCTAAAAATCTCCACCGTCGAGGTGTTGGAGAAAAACTCTGTCGGAATTTATTTCAACGCTTCAAGCAACTGAGAGTCAAAAAAGTCTACGCTACTTGCAGCCCCTCGAACAACGCCTCGCAGGGATTGTTGGGCCAATTTGGTTTCAGAAAAAGTCGTTCTATCCAAAACTACTTTGGTCCCAAGGAACATCGGTTGTTGCTGGTTTGTAAATTTCGAAACCGGAATTAA
- a CDS encoding DUF190 domain-containing protein produces MQIPEEGKLLRIFIGESDRHDGKPLHEAIMLLARERGLAGCTVVKGFEGFGAASRIHTAKILRLSEDLPVIIEIVDAEEKIESFLPILNGMVKEGLVTVEKVRVVLYRHEKK; encoded by the coding sequence ATGCAGATACCCGAAGAGGGAAAGTTGCTCCGGATTTTCATCGGTGAATCGGACCGGCATGACGGAAAACCGCTCCATGAGGCGATTATGTTGTTGGCCAGAGAGAGGGGTTTGGCCGGATGTACGGTGGTCAAGGGGTTTGAGGGATTTGGGGCGGCCAGTCGAATTCATACGGCGAAGATCCTGAGGCTTTCGGAGGACCTGCCGGTCATTATTGAGATTGTGGATGCTGAGGAAAAGATCGAATCCTTCCTGCCGATTTTGAACGGAATGGTCAAAGAGGGACTGGTGACAGTCGAAAAAGTTCGAGTCGTTCTGTATCGGCACGAGAAGAAATAG
- the crcB gene encoding fluoride efflux transporter CrcB, with the protein MARLTLLAVAGAAGTLSRYLVGGLVHRFLGSEFPYGTLAVNLAGCCAIGFLGTIAEEKFLLSSAMRTTLLIGFLGAFTTFSSFAYETWGLFKESEYLLAGVNVAASFAGCFVGLLLGVLLARTI; encoded by the coding sequence ATGGCGAGATTAACTCTTTTGGCAGTGGCCGGGGCAGCGGGGACCCTCTCTCGCTATCTGGTGGGTGGGTTGGTTCATCGCTTTCTGGGATCCGAATTTCCCTATGGAACGCTTGCTGTGAATCTTGCGGGTTGTTGTGCGATCGGTTTTTTGGGGACAATCGCCGAGGAAAAGTTTTTGCTGAGTTCCGCTATGCGAACAACCCTGCTGATCGGTTTTCTCGGTGCCTTTACCACCTTTTCAAGTTTTGCCTATGAGACCTGGGGGTTATTCAAGGAGAGCGAGTATCTCCTGGCTGGAGTGAATGTAGCGGCAAGCTTTGCAGGTTGTTTTGTTGGGTTGTTACTTGGTGTTCTCCTGGCGCGAACCATATAA
- a CDS encoding amino acid ABC transporter ATP-binding protein — protein sequence MIKIQGLHKSYSDHHVLKGIDFEIAKGEAVAIIGPSGSGKSTLLRCINGLEYFQEGEIDVGPIELHSIERLRPKRKDREAIRQIRLMVGMVFQHLNLFPHMTVLQNIIESPTKVLGLSHEEAVSQARELLRKVNLNSKEDRYPEKLSGGEQQRVAIARALAMRPQTMLFDEPTSSLDPEMVGDVLSVVRDLIDDGMTTLMAAHEMSFAREVADRIIVLDQGEIVEIGTPAEVFNCPKAERTRSFLSRVLVRPY from the coding sequence ATGATAAAAATTCAAGGACTTCACAAGTCATACAGCGATCATCATGTCCTCAAGGGGATCGACTTCGAAATTGCGAAAGGCGAGGCGGTGGCGATCATCGGACCCTCCGGGAGCGGGAAGAGCACCTTGCTTCGGTGTATTAATGGACTCGAATATTTCCAGGAGGGGGAGATTGATGTCGGGCCGATCGAACTCCATTCGATCGAGCGGCTGAGGCCCAAGCGGAAGGATCGTGAGGCGATTCGCCAGATCCGTCTCATGGTCGGGATGGTTTTTCAACATCTGAATCTCTTTCCCCACATGACAGTCTTGCAAAATATCATTGAGTCACCAACGAAGGTCTTGGGTCTTTCCCATGAGGAGGCGGTCAGCCAGGCGCGGGAACTTTTAAGGAAGGTGAATCTGAATTCCAAGGAAGACCGTTATCCCGAAAAGCTTTCCGGTGGTGAACAGCAGAGGGTCGCGATCGCGAGGGCGCTTGCGATGAGGCCTCAGACGATGCTCTTTGACGAGCCGACCTCCTCACTCGATCCGGAGATGGTCGGTGACGTCCTTTCAGTCGTTCGGGATTTGATTGACGATGGGATGACGACACTCATGGCGGCCCATGAGATGAGCTTCGCGCGGGAGGTGGCCGATCGGATCATTGTCCTCGATCAGGGGGAGATCGTCGAGATCGGGACACCGGCGGAGGTCTTCAATTGCCCGAAGGCGGAACGAACGCGTTCTTTCCTGAGCCGGGTTCTGGTACGACCTTATTAA
- a CDS encoding ABC transporter permease subunit (The N-terminal region of this protein, as described by TIGR01726, is a three transmembrane segment that identifies a subfamily of ABC transporter permease subunits, which specificities that include histidine, arginine, glutamine, glutamate, L-cystine (sic), the opines (in Agrobacterium) octopine and nopaline, etc.), giving the protein MSWIRLAFLVLGFSALSGAAFSQESTLEKIRSRGFLLWGADREGGAPFIFPDPKDPDRLLGFEVEIVEAITKELGVGQRQFQDDWDNLIPALQKGDFDLSLDGIEITPEREGEVLFSRPFYVYTEQIVVRREEEKIQKFEDLKGKRVGTLSASAAMMMLGQLGGVNIRVYKGQVEPYTDLALGRLDAVFLDLPIAEYYAGPNPKLKFVGDPVGEGFYGIAMRKGEEELKKEIDRILEKLLHNGKLQKIYEKWRIWNKAQDKLFQSDFSGMMTWEMAREVSTLRFIPTLLKGAGITIGLSVLSMVLAIVLGLALTIVRVYVPGPFSRLATAYIEIYRGTPLLVQLFILYYGLPNIGISLSPFVAAILGLGMNYAAYESEIYRAGIAAIPRGQSEAAQALGMPQSVVVRRIILPQAIRITLPAVTNDFIALFKDSSIVSMIAMVELTKTYSILASTTFKYFELGLITAFLYFGMSYPLSLLSRRLERRMGRALR; this is encoded by the coding sequence ATGTCCTGGATCCGGTTGGCCTTCCTGGTGCTCGGTTTTTCCGCGCTCTCCGGAGCGGCCTTTAGTCAAGAAAGCACACTAGAGAAAATCAGATCTCGAGGCTTCCTCCTCTGGGGGGCTGATCGTGAAGGGGGTGCCCCATTTATTTTCCCGGACCCGAAGGATCCGGATCGTCTTCTGGGCTTCGAGGTGGAGATTGTCGAGGCGATAACGAAGGAGCTTGGTGTCGGCCAGAGACAATTCCAGGATGATTGGGACAACCTGATCCCTGCGTTGCAAAAGGGAGACTTTGATCTTTCTCTGGATGGAATCGAGATCACACCGGAACGTGAGGGGGAGGTTCTCTTCTCACGCCCCTTTTACGTCTATACCGAACAGATCGTTGTTCGCAGGGAAGAAGAAAAAATTCAAAAGTTTGAGGACCTGAAGGGAAAGAGGGTCGGGACCCTTTCTGCCTCAGCCGCGATGATGATGCTGGGCCAGCTCGGTGGAGTGAATATCCGTGTCTACAAAGGGCAGGTAGAGCCGTATACCGATCTTGCCTTGGGGAGATTGGATGCGGTCTTCCTCGACCTTCCGATTGCCGAGTATTATGCCGGACCGAATCCGAAGCTGAAATTTGTCGGAGATCCGGTCGGTGAGGGTTTTTACGGGATTGCGATGAGGAAGGGGGAGGAGGAACTCAAAAAGGAGATTGATCGGATTTTGGAAAAACTCCTCCATAATGGAAAGCTGCAGAAAATTTATGAGAAATGGAGGATTTGGAATAAGGCACAAGACAAACTTTTTCAGAGTGATTTTTCCGGCATGATGACTTGGGAGATGGCACGGGAGGTGTCGACCTTACGATTTATCCCGACCCTTTTGAAAGGGGCCGGTATTACCATTGGGCTCTCCGTGCTTTCTATGGTCTTGGCGATTGTCCTCGGATTAGCTCTGACGATCGTTCGTGTTTATGTACCGGGGCCCTTCAGTCGATTGGCGACCGCCTATATCGAGATCTATCGAGGGACACCGCTGCTGGTTCAACTCTTTATCCTTTATTATGGTCTTCCGAATATTGGGATCAGTTTGAGTCCTTTCGTTGCGGCGATCCTCGGACTTGGGATGAATTACGCCGCCTACGAGTCCGAGATCTATCGAGCTGGGATTGCCGCCATCCCGAGAGGCCAGAGTGAAGCGGCCCAGGCCTTGGGGATGCCTCAGTCGGTTGTGGTCAGACGGATCATCCTTCCTCAGGCGATTCGCATCACCCTGCCGGCAGTGACAAATGATTTCATCGCCCTTTTTAAGGATTCCTCGATCGTCTCCATGATTGCGATGGTTGAGCTTACGAAGACGTACAGCATTCTGGCCTCGACAACCTTTAAGTATTTTGAATTGGGGTTGATTACCGCCTTCCTCTATTTTGGGATGAGTTACCCACTTTCCCTCTTGAGTAGGCGGCTGGAAAGGCGTATGGGGAGGGCTCTTCGATGA
- a CDS encoding 3-hydroxybutyryl-CoA dehydrogenase — MKPIQTIGVIGSGQMGSGIAQVAAQAGYKVVLVDLKEEFLKKAISVIDKSLAKLAEKGKIQDIPAIKERIRTSTQTKDLANCDFIVEAITENEPIKFKTFEELDRICKPETFFATNTSSISITRIAGKTKRPERIIGMHFMNPVPMMELVEIIRGLQTSDETYAITKALAEKMGKISVLSKDSAGFIVNRILVPMINEAIYALYQGIGTAEDIDKAMKLGTHQPMGPLTLADFVGLDTILWVLEVFHESFGDKFKPCPLLKQYVDAGWLGRKTGRGFYTYS, encoded by the coding sequence ATGAAACCCATACAAACCATCGGCGTCATCGGCTCCGGACAGATGGGTTCCGGAATCGCCCAGGTCGCAGCCCAAGCCGGCTACAAAGTCGTACTTGTTGATCTGAAGGAGGAATTTCTCAAAAAAGCGATTTCAGTCATCGATAAGTCGCTCGCCAAACTCGCCGAGAAAGGAAAGATCCAGGATATCCCGGCGATCAAAGAGAGGATTCGAACCTCGACTCAAACAAAAGACCTCGCAAACTGTGATTTTATCGTCGAGGCGATCACCGAAAATGAACCAATTAAATTCAAAACCTTTGAGGAGCTTGACCGGATTTGCAAGCCGGAGACCTTTTTTGCCACAAACACCTCGTCGATCTCGATCACGCGAATCGCCGGAAAGACCAAAAGGCCAGAACGGATCATCGGGATGCACTTCATGAATCCTGTCCCGATGATGGAGCTCGTGGAGATTATCCGTGGTCTTCAGACCTCCGACGAAACCTATGCCATCACGAAGGCGCTTGCCGAGAAGATGGGGAAGATCAGTGTTCTGTCAAAAGACTCTGCCGGATTTATCGTCAACCGGATCCTCGTCCCGATGATCAACGAAGCGATCTATGCCCTTTATCAAGGGATCGGCACCGCCGAGGATATCGACAAGGCGATGAAGCTCGGCACCCATCAGCCGATGGGACCCCTGACCCTCGCCGATTTTGTCGGACTCGATACGATCCTTTGGGTCCTCGAGGTCTTCCACGAATCATTCGGTGACAAATTCAAGCCGTGCCCCCTTCTCAAGCAGTACGTCGATGCGGGGTGGCTAGGGAGAAAGACCGGAAGAGGGTTCTACACGTACTCGTAA
- the leuC gene encoding 3-isopropylmalate dehydratase large subunit has protein sequence MNRSNSPKTLFEKIWDSHVVCETDSNTLLYIDRHLIHEVTSPQAFEGLRLARRKVRRPDLTFATMDHNVPTVDRLSIKDEISRAQIEALTKNCREFGITLFDLSSESQGIVHIIGPELGLTLPGTTIVCGDSHTSTHGAFGTLAFGIGTSEVEHVLATQCLAQKRPKTFRVEFVGKLSTGVTPKDLILKLIGTIGTAGATGYVLEYCGAVIRSLTMENRMTICNMSIEAGARAGMIAPDETTFEYIAKGDRPYVPKGKKFDESVKIWQQLPTDPEARFDRSITIPIDELAPQVTWGTNPGMVTDVTSVVPDPSKVAGLSKKDAERALDYMGLKPGTPITQIPIDVVFIGSCTNARIEDLRVAAKILKGRKVSPKVKVLIVPGSQQVKKQAESEGLHKIFLDAGAEWRESGCSMCLGMNPDQLKEGERSASTSNRNFEGRQGKGGRTHLVSPEMAAAAAVEGHFVDVRRWK, from the coding sequence ATGAACCGTTCTAATTCACCAAAGACTCTCTTCGAAAAGATCTGGGACTCCCACGTCGTTTGCGAAACCGATAGCAATACCCTTCTTTATATTGACCGGCACCTGATCCATGAGGTGACAAGCCCACAGGCATTCGAGGGGCTCCGACTGGCGAGGCGAAAGGTCCGTCGTCCGGATCTGACCTTCGCCACGATGGACCACAACGTCCCGACGGTCGATCGACTCTCGATCAAAGATGAAATCTCACGAGCCCAGATCGAGGCGCTCACCAAAAACTGTCGGGAATTTGGGATCACCCTTTTTGATCTGAGCAGCGAGTCGCAGGGAATTGTTCATATCATCGGTCCTGAGCTTGGGCTAACCCTACCCGGCACAACGATTGTCTGTGGCGACAGCCACACCTCGACCCATGGGGCCTTCGGGACACTCGCCTTTGGGATCGGGACGAGTGAGGTCGAACATGTCCTAGCCACCCAATGCCTTGCTCAAAAAAGACCAAAGACGTTCCGGGTTGAGTTTGTCGGTAAGCTCTCCACTGGCGTCACGCCGAAGGACTTGATTCTCAAGCTGATCGGAACCATCGGCACCGCTGGGGCGACCGGATATGTCCTCGAGTACTGTGGTGCGGTCATCCGTTCTCTCACGATGGAAAACCGGATGACGATCTGTAATATGAGTATCGAGGCCGGGGCCCGTGCCGGGATGATCGCCCCGGATGAAACGACTTTTGAGTATATCGCCAAGGGAGACCGTCCTTATGTCCCGAAGGGGAAAAAATTCGATGAGTCTGTAAAGATTTGGCAACAATTGCCGACCGATCCGGAGGCGAGGTTTGACCGATCAATCACGATTCCGATCGATGAACTCGCCCCCCAGGTCACCTGGGGGACCAATCCGGGGATGGTGACCGATGTGACCTCTGTCGTCCCCGATCCGTCTAAAGTCGCTGGTCTTTCCAAAAAAGACGCCGAGCGCGCGCTCGACTATATGGGACTAAAACCCGGGACGCCGATCACGCAAATCCCGATCGACGTCGTTTTTATCGGAAGCTGTACCAACGCCCGGATCGAGGACCTCCGTGTCGCTGCAAAGATCTTGAAGGGCCGGAAGGTCTCTCCAAAGGTGAAGGTCCTCATCGTCCCAGGATCTCAACAGGTCAAAAAACAGGCGGAATCGGAGGGGCTTCACAAAATCTTCCTCGACGCAGGGGCGGAATGGCGGGAGTCGGGATGTAGCATGTGTTTAGGAATGAACCCCGATCAACTAAAAGAGGGAGAACGATCTGCCTCCACCTCGAATCGAAATTTTGAGGGACGCCAAGGGAAGGGGGGTCGAACCCATCTCGTGAGTCCCGAAATGGCCGCAGCAGCCGCGGTGGAGGGGCATTTTGTGGATGTGAGGAGATGGAAGTGA
- the leuD gene encoding 3-isopropylmalate dehydratase small subunit, translated as MKSFKSHRGLIATLDRTNVDTDQIIPKQFLKSIQKTGYGENLFFDWRYLPDGKPNPQFELNQPRFKNASILMTRNNFGCGSSREHAVWAVVQYGFKVVIAPRKGEIPAFADIFHNNSIKNGLLNVQLKEEEVEEIFQMVERYVGLEATVNLEEQRVTLHLPEEISFHFEIDRSVKEHLIRGLDEIGLSLRHEKEIATFEKKHNPQI; from the coding sequence GTGAAATCCTTTAAATCACATCGCGGACTGATCGCCACACTCGATCGTACCAATGTCGACACCGATCAGATTATTCCGAAGCAATTTTTGAAGTCGATCCAGAAGACCGGATACGGCGAAAATCTTTTCTTTGATTGGCGTTATCTTCCGGACGGAAAACCAAACCCGCAGTTCGAACTGAACCAACCTCGATTTAAAAACGCCTCGATCCTCATGACCCGAAACAACTTCGGTTGTGGCTCGTCACGAGAACATGCGGTCTGGGCTGTGGTCCAGTACGGATTCAAGGTCGTCATCGCCCCAAGGAAGGGGGAGATCCCCGCATTCGCAGACATCTTCCATAACAACAGCATCAAAAACGGTCTCCTGAATGTCCAACTGAAGGAAGAAGAGGTGGAGGAGATCTTTCAGATGGTCGAACGTTATGTAGGACTGGAGGCGACTGTGAATCTCGAAGAACAGAGGGTCACACTCCATCTGCCGGAAGAGATCTCGTTTCACTTCGAGATTGACCGGTCTGTCAAAGAACACCTGATTCGTGGACTCGACGAGATCGGACTCTCCCTTCGACATGAAAAGGAGATTGCCACATTTGAAAAAAAACATAACCCGCAAATCTGA
- a CDS encoding DUF309 domain-containing protein, which translates to MKKNITRKSEEPPAFDPNHQRYSDQPLPSYRFIPGITLHPHLKNPPQPPFVKVGGVNDETSEKDPDARRLRRRDAGVLTLVRRGATDEDNEADGLLQRFLYGIDLFNFNYWWEAHEAWETVWKTTEKTDEAGRFLQGLIQISAGMIKWWVGNSSGMKKLFKEGLEKLQTVSTQNLMGLDLRSQIAKIQQFEENPSPEDYPFLKLTRK; encoded by the coding sequence TTGAAAAAAAACATAACCCGCAAATCTGAAGAACCACCTGCCTTTGATCCGAATCATCAAAGATATTCTGACCAGCCGCTCCCATCGTATCGATTTATTCCGGGGATTACACTGCATCCACATTTGAAAAATCCCCCCCAGCCCCCCTTTGTTAAAGTGGGGGGGGTAAATGATGAAACCTCTGAAAAAGACCCAGATGCGAGGCGGCTGAGGAGGCGCGACGCAGGCGTACTTACGCTGGTACGTCGAGGAGCGACCGACGAAGACAACGAAGCAGATGGACTTTTGCAGAGGTTTCTCTATGGAATCGATCTCTTCAATTTTAACTACTGGTGGGAGGCCCACGAGGCGTGGGAGACAGTTTGGAAAACAACGGAAAAAACAGACGAGGCAGGCCGTTTTCTGCAAGGCCTGATCCAAATCTCCGCCGGGATGATCAAGTGGTGGGTTGGAAACTCTAGCGGGATGAAGAAATTATTCAAAGAGGGGCTTGAGAAACTACAGACCGTTTCGACACAAAACTTGATGGGACTTGATCTCAGGAGTCAGATCGCCAAGATCCAACAATTTGAAGAAAATCCTTCCCCAGAAGACTACCCCTTCCTGAAATTAACAAGAAAATGA
- a CDS encoding peptide chain release factor-like protein, with protein MISLEKQKQLSEKMAALGIRESDIEEHFVRGTGAGGQKINKTSSTVLLIHHPTSLQIRCQSSRSQADNRFLARRLLVDKIEALILGKQSEERKRIEKIRRQKRKRSKRAKEKMLKEKHRRSKILAQRKIEF; from the coding sequence ATGATCTCTCTGGAAAAACAAAAACAGCTTTCGGAAAAAATGGCGGCGCTCGGGATCCGGGAATCCGATATCGAGGAACATTTTGTTCGCGGCACCGGTGCAGGGGGGCAGAAAATCAACAAGACATCGAGCACGGTCCTCCTCATCCATCACCCCACATCTCTCCAAATCCGTTGCCAATCTTCACGAAGTCAGGCCGATAACCGATTCCTCGCCAGACGCCTCCTTGTGGACAAGATTGAGGCACTTATCCTCGGCAAACAGAGTGAAGAGCGAAAAAGGATCGAGAAGATCCGTCGTCAGAAGAGAAAACGATCGAAGCGGGCGAAGGAAAAGATGCTGAAAGAAAAACACCGACGGTCGAAAATCTTGGCCCAGCGAAAAATTGAATTTTAA
- the ppcA gene encoding phosphoenolpyruvate carboxylase — MRKIPATMATQHPDNANIPYWGKSAAISTLEEVEECYHVFSDLGGDEYMWDWEGKFVDEAVVDRLFNRYHDYFRKNQLGKDKFLTFRIPNIWEEKGYRLARSYMTIITAAHTAEEQGLHVPPLFEVILPMTTQAAQLLTVLKKYKEALKYEEAIFEEKVAGRHSIELIPLIEGSVTLLHSRKILKDYAAGYERLFRKRLTYMRPFIARSDPALDAGFVPALLSARGAISEYYRFEEESGIRVYPIIGVGSLPFRGGLSPTTIDDFFKNYSGVRTVTIQSAFRYDYPLPQVKNAIRRLHRELPKKRAVRFNDREIRELTILAEHFASFYRPVVTRLAPVINQIARFVPSHRERIPHTGHFGYSRKVGRDKTKMPRAIAFVAALASIGIPPSLIGTGRALRAVIRNRQEKLLERFLPTFQNDLENVGNYLNWENLKFLARGNPGWSEIREDVLAIEDYLGKRIGPQKTEHFIHRNLTSNIYHLWQEGKGEITEEILHAAKVRRSLG; from the coding sequence ATGCGCAAGATCCCCGCCACGATGGCGACCCAGCACCCTGACAACGCCAACATCCCTTATTGGGGAAAGTCGGCCGCCATTTCCACCCTCGAGGAGGTGGAGGAGTGTTATCACGTCTTTTCGGACCTCGGGGGAGATGAGTATATGTGGGATTGGGAGGGGAAGTTTGTTGATGAGGCGGTCGTCGATCGACTCTTCAATCGTTACCACGACTACTTTCGAAAAAATCAGCTTGGCAAGGACAAGTTCCTGACCTTTCGAATCCCGAACATCTGGGAGGAGAAAGGGTACCGGCTGGCACGCTCCTACATGACGATCATTACAGCGGCACACACCGCTGAAGAACAGGGACTTCATGTGCCACCGCTCTTTGAGGTGATCCTCCCGATGACGACGCAGGCGGCACAACTTTTGACTGTTTTAAAAAAATACAAAGAGGCCTTGAAATATGAGGAGGCGATTTTTGAGGAAAAGGTAGCCGGCCGACATTCGATCGAATTAATCCCTCTGATCGAGGGGAGTGTCACACTTCTCCATTCCCGGAAAATTCTGAAGGATTATGCGGCGGGGTACGAACGACTTTTCAGAAAGAGACTGACTTATATGAGACCTTTCATTGCGCGATCGGATCCAGCTCTGGATGCCGGCTTTGTGCCCGCCCTCCTTTCGGCGCGCGGGGCGATTTCGGAATATTACCGGTTTGAAGAGGAGAGTGGAATCCGTGTCTATCCGATTATTGGTGTCGGATCGCTGCCGTTTCGGGGTGGTTTGTCGCCAACCACGATCGACGATTTTTTCAAAAATTATTCCGGGGTTCGAACCGTTACGATTCAGTCAGCCTTTCGGTATGATTACCCCCTCCCTCAGGTCAAAAATGCGATTCGGCGCCTCCATCGCGAACTTCCGAAGAAGAGGGCTGTTCGATTCAATGATCGCGAGATTCGGGAACTCACCATTCTGGCGGAACACTTCGCCTCATTTTATCGACCAGTGGTGACCCGCCTCGCCCCTGTGATCAACCAGATCGCTCGTTTTGTTCCTTCGCATCGGGAGAGGATTCCTCACACCGGTCATTTCGGATACTCTCGCAAGGTTGGAAGGGATAAGACAAAAATGCCGCGTGCGATCGCCTTTGTCGCCGCCCTCGCTTCGATTGGTATCCCACCAAGTCTCATCGGGACTGGCCGGGCTCTTCGCGCTGTTATTCGGAATCGTCAGGAGAAATTATTAGAGAGATTCCTGCCGACCTTTCAGAATGATCTCGAAAATGTTGGGAATTATCTAAACTGGGAGAATCTCAAATTCCTTGCCCGAGGGAATCCTGGCTGGAGTGAGATTCGGGAGGATGTCCTCGCAATCGAAGATTACCTGGGGAAGAGGATTGGCCCTCAAAAAACAGAACATTTTATCCACCGAAACCTGACGTCAAATATTTATCATCTTTGGCAAGAGGGAAAAGGGGAGATAACCGAAGAGATCTTGCATGCAGCCAAGGTCAGAAGAAGCCTGGGGTAA
- a CDS encoding methyltransferase domain-containing protein, protein MQVKSNQTKEPTWDAEFYYDNSRPQFEAAQRLIRQISFQGNEHILDVGCGDGKISAVLTKKVPKGRVVGIDPSQSMIDFAKKTFPVSKYSSLEFFRLMAEEITFQEEFDLVVSFTALHWSRDIPAVLAGISRALKRKGKFYLTVPASLGSRFYEAVSQTISTERWKRYFDNFIRPVTLLSDTEYSQLLAKQNLQPLSVQTFPLSYRFEDAEELKNWLLGHSSFLTPIPQPLRSHFISDLVAIFMNHQIGRPQPVFYDETRTEIHAEKLEPLHD, encoded by the coding sequence ATGCAAGTGAAGAGTAATCAAACGAAAGAACCGACGTGGGACGCTGAATTCTATTACGATAACTCAAGACCACAATTTGAGGCGGCCCAAAGATTGATTCGGCAAATCTCCTTTCAGGGCAATGAGCATATTCTCGATGTTGGCTGTGGAGACGGCAAGATTTCAGCTGTATTAACCAAAAAGGTTCCGAAGGGACGGGTTGTTGGCATCGATCCTTCTCAATCGATGATTGATTTTGCCAAGAAAACTTTTCCTGTTTCAAAATACTCTTCCCTAGAGTTCTTCCGTCTCATGGCCGAAGAGATAACCTTCCAGGAGGAATTTGATCTCGTTGTCTCTTTTACCGCCCTGCATTGGTCTCGTGACATACCTGCTGTCTTGGCTGGTATTTCAAGGGCTCTCAAAAGAAAGGGGAAATTTTATTTGACCGTCCCAGCCAGCCTTGGAAGCCGATTTTACGAGGCTGTCTCACAGACGATTTCGACCGAACGTTGGAAGAGATATTTCGATAATTTCATACGACCTGTAACCCTTTTATCCGATACGGAATATTCTCAATTGTTGGCAAAACAAAATCTGCAGCCACTTTCTGTTCAAACATTTCCATTGTCTTATCGTTTTGAAGATGCGGAAGAATTAAAAAATTGGCTGCTGGGGCATAGTTCGTTTTTGACGCCAATTCCCCAACCTCTCCGTTCTCATTTCATTTCAGATCTTGTTGCGATCTTTATGAATCATCAAATTGGCAGACCCCAACCGGTTTTCTACGATGAAACTAGAACGGAGATCCATGCGGAAAAACTTGAACCTTTGCATGACTGA
- a CDS encoding transposase → MSFFHHRKVKEVYRSIASGARNKLKGGGKWEGDFKPMARQALKKILEGRMEEWGSCQLIATDGGTGLHAALEIVYPKTPLQRCWAHKTRNVLDKVKKKDREAVKKALQKISHAKVQVFPHGSPF, encoded by the coding sequence GTGTCTTTCTTCCATCATCGAAAAGTAAAAGAAGTTTATAGAAGCATCGCGTCAGGGGCAAGGAACAAATTAAAGGGAGGGGGGAAATGGGAGGGGGATTTCAAGCCGATGGCGAGGCAGGCGTTAAAGAAGATTCTTGAGGGACGGATGGAAGAATGGGGTTCCTGTCAGCTGATCGCCACCGATGGGGGAACAGGCCTTCACGCCGCCTTGGAGATCGTTTATCCCAAGACCCCCCTGCAACGCTGCTGGGCGCACAAGACGCGCAATGTCCTGGATAAAGTGAAAAAGAAGGATCGGGAAGCGGTGAAGAAGGCCCTTCAAAAAATCAGTCATGCAAAGGTTCAAGTTTTTCCGCATGGATCTCCGTTCTAG